GTTTCTGAGTCTTTAATTTACCTCCTTGAAAACTTCTTAAAAGATGTGTTTGTTTTCTGGTTAAACCATAAACATTACACAAATCAATTTCGTGGTTGGAAGTATTTTTTAGTTTATTGTAGTGATTAAGGCGAAGAAAGCTATCTGTAAACCACTGCACCCAATAGGGAAACAGCATGGTTGATTTGCCAGAATAAATAGTTTTACCGTCTCTTTTACGGAATAAAATAGCTAGGTCTTCAACTTTGGGTAGATTACCCTCAGCGTTTAACTTGGGATCGGGTGGTAGATGCCTTCCTGTATAAGTGCGATCGTTGAGCGATTCCCAGGAAGTATAAGTATCAGTTTTCTTAGGAATATTAGTATCAGGAATATGCTCATCCAGAGTCATCATACTGTAGGCATTAGGACGAGTCGGAATTTTGTAGATGAGACTATTGAGTAGAGTTTTGTTAACTTTACGTTTTATAAATTCGTTACTTTGGAGAAGTTGCCAAAGTCCTTTAAAGTTAGTTAAAACTAATGTTTGAATTTTGTTACCTAACCCGTCTTTGGATGTATCTCTTTTCCCAGCCATAATTATTTTTACCTTTTTTCACTTTTGGATTCAATGCACCCGAAATTTCTCTAATCCGATTACCTAAATTCATTCAACTTATTTCAGTTTGGAAATAATCTTTTGTAGATTTTTGGGTCGATAGTCTTTGCGACTTCTCAAACGGTTGATCGTGCTTTCATGAAGGTCTTCAATGGCATCGCTAACCTCACGAAACTTGATTCCTGCCAATTTAAAGAATCCAGCATCGTTCTTAAAGTCGCATTCATAATTGGGGTTAATACCTGTGGGAATCACACTTGTATCGAAGTCGAGTCCCAATTTCATCTCACCGATGGAATCAATCATCCACTGTAAGGCGGCATCTGATAACCCGCTATGTTCTTTAGTTCCACCACCAACGCAGCCATGTGCGCCTGGAAACCACTTTTGAATCACTCGCTGGTTTTCAGCATCCGGATGCTTTGTCATGGGAGTGACATCAAAGACTTCACGAATTTCGTCAATGGCCACCGCGTGCAAGGCATTCTGAACACATTTGTTTAAAGTAGTGTCATGGAATCTGTAACGCTTATTCAGTTGCTCGTTCAACTTGCTGAAGGCAGGTATCCCAGGAATACCAAGGGCTCCAACAGTATCAAAACAACCTAGCAAGGTGATAGGGACGCGATCGCCGTAAGCTTGACGGTATTCCACAGCTTCCCGATCTTTTGGTTTAACACCTCGTTTACGGTAAAGCTCATAAGCTTCATGGGCTTTGGTGACATGGGGACGGTCTAGAAGACCGGAGCAATAGATCATCCCCGCTAAACTTCTAACTGTGTAAGCACCACGACTGAAACCGAACAGATAGATTTCGTCACCAGGAACATAGTTTAGGCTCAGAAATCGGTAGCCATCTTCTATATTTCTATCGATTCCTAGTCCGGTAGCTCCCCCTAAAACCTTTTGACCCTCGGCTCCAACCCCCTCGTCATAAAATACGATTTGTGTAACTCCGTCACTAGCCATCGGTTTTACCGATTGAGCTAACTTAACCACATTGCTAGGGTAAGCACTTGTTAATTGTTGCCAGGTTCCATCACAGCAGATAACGAGACGTTTCATATTGTTATTTCAAAGTTTTTGATTAATTAGATCAACTTTTTATTAAAATGCGAATTTGGCATAGATTTAGGGCAAACGCATTTAATTTATCAACTATATGTCTAGTTTTATAAATGCTTTAGCGAAATATCCTCCCACCTTTTTAATGAGAATGCAAGGACAGTTAAGACAGTTAAACAAAAAATTAATTAAATAAATGTTAAGTAATATCTGCCCAGCAAAATCATCCCAAGCCATAACAGTCTTCTTTGATTTTTGTTCGTGCAGCGTGGCATAACCATATTTATTTGGGTGAGCGCAAGCGCGATAGGCAAGCAAGAGGCAACAGGAAAAAAGGATATTTTAGTTGGATCTAAGTTTGCAAAAATTTATTAAATATAAGTAAGTGGGCGTAAATAATTGTTGTTGGCAATAGGGAATAGGCAATAAATAGGAAATAGGCAATAGATATAAGGATTTTAGTCTAGTTAATTTTTATTTACATAGCTTAATCTTATTGTGCCAGCCTACTTAAGTCCTATAGAAATAGTCAATTGAATTTTGGTTTTTAAAATGAAATCATCAAGGTGCATTAAAGTAAAAAATATTGTCTATCCATTAACTACGTTTTTCTATGACACTTTCTACAAACCATGTTTATCCCGTTATTTGGCACAATGGCGCGGTGTCACTAATCGATCAAACTCGCTTACCCAACGAATATACATTTGTGGAAATCCACCGCAGTGAAGATATGGCACGGGCGATTAAGACTATGATTGTCCGAGGTGCGCCTGCAATTGGTGTGGCTGCAGCTTATGGAATGTATCTTGGCGCAAGGGAAATTGAAACTAGCGATCGCCACGAATTTTTGCAAAACTTAGATAAAGTAGCCCAGTTGCTAGGTTCTACTCGTCCGACGGCGGTAAATTTATTTTGGGCAATTAGTCGGATGATGAAAGTTGCTAAGGAAACGTTGGGAACTGTTGAAGACATTAAGCAAACCCTTTTCCAAACAGCCCAAGCAATCAACGTTGAAGATTTGCAAACCTGTCAAGCGATCGGCGACAATGGTTTGACAGTTTTGCCCGCTAGCCCTGAAAAGCTGACACTACTTACTCACTGCAACGCTGGGGCGCTAGCTACGGCTGGTTATGGCACAGCTTTAGGTGTTGTGCGTTCTGCTTGGAGGGAAGGACGTTTAGAACGTTTATTTGCCGACGAAACCCGTCCTCGGTTACAAGGTGCAAAACTCACCGCTTGGGAATGTGTGCAAGAAGGTATTCCTGTGACATTAATTACTGATAATATGGCAGCCCATTGCATGAAGCAGGGTTTGATTCATGCTGTAGTTGTGGGTGCCGATCGCATTGCTGCTAACGGTGACACTGCCAATAAAATTGGTACATACAGTGTAGCGATCGCAGCTAAGGCACATAATATCCCTTTCTTTGTGGCTGCACCCCTTTCTACCGTTGATTTTGAATTAGCCGATGGCAGTAAAATTCCCATTGAGGAACGCGATCCAACAGAAATATATCAAGTTGGGGATACTATTCTCACACCTGAAGGTGTGGATTTTTACAACCCAGCTTTTGATGTGACTCCGGCTGAGTTGATTACAGCCATCATTACAGAAAATGGAGCGATCGCACCTGGGGAATTGGTGAAATTACAGTTAAAGCAATTAGTGTAATTGATGGGTAAATAACTTCGTAGTAAGGACTTTAGTCCTTGATTTTCTAAGCACTAAAGTCCTTACTACAAACATTCAATTAAAACTAGCTTGACGAACTACTAGAAGTTCACTTCTCCCTGTCTTAAACTAATCCAGAACTTTTCTTCTCAGCCTTTCTAGTTCCTCATCTATATCTTCCTCATCCATCTGAGAAAGTTCCTGTGCTAGGTGAGCCTGACGCTCTAAAGCCTCAGATTTCGCTGTTGTCTCACTTGCTGCAAATGCCTTTTCCCAAACCTCCCATTTATCATTGCGTTCTTCAAGTTTCTGTATTAGTGTTTTTGCATCAGGTAGAGTCGAAGATTTTATAGGACTACATAAAACTTTAGTAGTCTGATTTTGAAAATCATAGACAATATCAAACACCTTAAACTTGCGCCAAGAGCTAGGCTTACGTGTCTCATCTATTGGTAAAATTAAAGTTTCACCAATTCGAGGAAGCCACTTACAATTTGAAAGTTCAGCCACCATTTTGCTGACTGTATCAACACTCCAAACAATACGCAGCTTGAAATCTTGAGGGTTGGATGTCGAAAAAGGCGCATTATTTTTCATTGGTCAATGCCTTTCTCCTTGTAACAGTCCTCTAGTGATTTCCTGTCACCAAAAGCGTGTTTAGATTCGCAGGCATTGATTTTAGATCGTGTAGCGGCATCATCAAACGACCTTACTAAGGGCGTTTTAGCCACAAACTCATTGAGTAAAACACCAAAAAAGATGAATATAGCTGGAACCAGTACAAATAGAAACAGAAGACCTTGGACAATCATTTGCTTCTCGGAAGACTTGTCTGGTTCTGGGGATTTTTCTTGACCACTCACGATTACACCACGACTAACTGCTATATCTAGCAAGCCCAAAACCAATTAGTATCTAACCACTTGTTAAAAAATTTTCACGTTCCAAGCTCGAATATACTTTTATCCCTAAAGTTCAAGTCTTTCCCTCTCCGATTCGGAGAGGGATAGTTTTTGCGTAGTAAAACCAGGGAGAGGTCTTTTGATTCGACTAATTACCCCTAGTAAACTTAACCAAAATGCTGAATAATTGCGTCGGCAAATTCAGAACATTTTAAGGGTTCAACAGGTGGTTCTAGCAACCGAGCTAAATCGTAGGTGACTTGACTATTTGCGATCGCATCGCTTAAACCCTTCTTAATTAGGTCTGCGGCTTCTTGCCAACCCAAAAATTCCAGCATCATCACACCAGACAAAATCACTGAACCTGGATTAATCCGATCTAAGCCGGCGTGTTTGGGTGCAGTGCCGTGGGTAGCTTCAAATATGGCACTAGAATCACCAATATTCGCCCCTGGTCCCATTCCCAATCCACCAACAATGGCTGCGGCGGCATCAGACAAATAATCACCGTTCAAGTTCATCGTCGCCAAAATCGAATACTCATCCGGTCTGGTTTGGATTTGTTGAAAAATACTGTCAGCAATCCGGTCATTCACCAAAACTTTCTCTTTCCATTTGCCATCGCCGTGGGTTGCCCAAATTGTGTTAAGAACAGTTTCAACTTCCTTGACAACTTGCGCTTTCTTGTCTGGAGTTAGATTATCAAACCCAGGTTCAATCTGGCGGGCATTTTCTTCCAAGGAAATATTCGGATTTTTTTCCTTGTTACTCAAAATCCAAGATTCCTGTTCAGTAACAGTTTCTTGGCGAAATTCGCTGGTTGCTAGTTCATAACCCCAATCGCGGAAAGCGCCTTCGGTGTATTTCATGATGTTGCCTTTATGCACCAAAGTCACTTGTTGCTTGTTTTTGGGCAATAGCAAAGCGTGTTTGATGGCACGTCTAACTAGACGCTGGGAACCAGTTTTGCTGATGGGTTTAATGCCAATACCAGAATCAAGAGGAATACGTTTTTTTCCATGTTCTGGGGTGGCGGGGATTAGTTCTTCATTGAGAATTTTAATTAAGCGATCGCCAATTTCGCTACCTTGTCGCCACTCAATGCCTAAATAAATATCTTCCGTATTTTCTCGATAAACAATTACATCCAGCTTTTCGGGATTTTTGTGGGGAGAGGGCGTACCTGCATAGTAACGGCAAGGACGCACGCAGGCATACAAGTCAAAAATTTGTCGTAGTGCCACATTTAAAGAACGAATTCCTCCCCCAACGGGAGTAGTCAAAGGCCCTTTAATAGCGACACCGTATTCTTCAATTGCTGTTAGAGTATCTTGAGGTAAATACTGATAAGTACCATATAAATCGCAAGCTTCGTCACCAGCATAAACCTTGAACCAGCTAATTTGACGCTGACCCTTATATGCTTTGGCTACCGCAGCATCGAGAACTTTTTGGGTAGCAGGCCAGATGTCTATGCCTGTGCCGTCGCCGCGAATAAAAGGGATAATTGGATTGTCCGGTACGATTGGTTCACCATTTTTGAAGGCGATCTTTGCTCCGGCTGCGGGGGGGGTAATCTTTTCGTACATCGTTCACACACTCCTAATCGATACGCTGCTATTCAAAAAACCTTATGTGGCAGGCTTGTATATTTTGCTATGTCTTTTGTTCCCAAGCCATAAGGCAAAGATTTTCCCCCTATTCTCCTTGTACATTATTTGGGGATTAAGTGTGGGATTCAGTGAAGCGATCGCAATTTTGTACGATTAAAAATAGTAAACTACTTTTCGCTATCAGTGCTTCACTTTAAAGAAGCCTAATAGCTTACCGCTCTTTCACTGACCGCTAAAACAAGAATGGCATGACAGACCCAATGATTTTATCAGGCCCTGCAAATGACATCGACTCCCTCCGACGACCGTTAATGGCTGGGTCTGAAAAAGTCCAACAGCAGATAATCCCACAATTAGCTGAGTTGGGTAATGAGGGATTAGACGTGTTGATGGAATTTTTACTGAAACGACGTGAGAACCCAGCTACTTGGGTTGATGGCAAAGCTTACCAAGTCCTCTATAACTCCGATGCACCTCAAGCCAAAGAATTTTTACGCTCTTCTTTTCCTGAGGGAATTGTACCTCTAAAATCGGAGTGCGGGATTAACTACAATTCTTTGCAACAGCTACTTGCTGCTCAAGACTTCCAAGCAGCCGATCGCGTCACCATCGAAAAAATGTGTGAACTATCAGGGACAACGGCTGTACAACGAAAATGGTTGTACTTTACTGAGGTAGAAAATACCTCGGCTGTTGACTTGCAAACCATTAACAATCTCTGGTTAGTCCACTCTGAAGGTAAATTTGGCTTTTCAGTGCAGCGAGAAATCTGGTTAAGTTTGGGTAAAAATTGGGAGAATTTCTGGCCGAAAATTGGCTGGAAAGCAGGTAATAACTGGACGCGATACCCTAACGGGTTTACCTGGGATTTGAGTGCGCCTAGAGGTCATTTACCCCTCTCTAATCAGCTGCGGGGAGTACGAGTCTTTGCTTCTTTACTCTCTCACCCAGCTTGGTCGAAGAATCCAGAAAAATGATTATAATTTCATGAAGTTCGAGTGGGACGAAAACAAAGCGGCAATAAATCTTTTAAAACATCAGGTTTCGTTTGAAGAAGCCAAAACTGTTTTCGACGATCCGCTCTATGTTGACTTCTACGATCCAGACCACTCTGATAATGAGGAGCGTTACCTTATTATTGGAGAATCAAGTCGGGGACGCTTACTAATCATGTCGTATACGGAAAGAGGAAATTCGATTCGTCTTATTAGTGCAAGAGAAGTAACACGATCCGAGCGAGAAGCATACAAAGAAGGGTAAGCCAGAAATGGAAGACGATCTGCGATCGGAGTATGACTTAAAGAGTCTAAGGGTCAGAAAGTTCGGCCCGGAACGAAAAAGCTTTGGGAAGACAACAATTCGTTTAGAACCTGATGTTGCAGAGGTTTTTCCCAATGCCGATGCTGTGAATGAGGCTCTAAGATTTCTGATTAGAGTTGTGCAGGGCAATCAAGTTTCTGCACTTGCAAAGCAGCCTCACGATTCCTCGGAGGGGGCGGATAAAACCTCCTAGTAGTGAGTTGGAAGTGTCGCAGATCCCAAACTGAAAATATCAAATCAGATAATGGCAAATGTTCGTCTAGAAGATATTAAACGTAGATTTAATAATGTCACCGCGATCGAGGATATTACCTTTGAAATTCCTGATGGCGAGTTTTGGGTTTTAGTTGGCCCATCGGGTTGTGGTAAGTCTACAATTTTGCGAACGATCGCAGGTTTAGAAACCGCTACATCAGGCAAACTCTTTATTGGCGATCGCTTGGTGAATAATATCCCAGCCAGACAGCGAGATGTGGCGATGGTATTCCAAAACTACGCCCTCTATCCTCACATGAGCGTGGCCCAAAACATCGGCTTTGGCTTGCAGATGCGGAAGGTTGACCGAAAAATCATTCAAGAACGAGTGATGAATGTGGCGCGATCGCTTTCTCTGGATCACTTGCTGGATCGTAAACCCAAACAACTTTCTGGGGGACAGCAACAACGGGTAGCATTAGGGAGAGCGATCGCTCGTGAACCCCAAGTTTTTTTACTTGATGAACCTTTATCTAATTTAGATGCCCAATTGCGCGACGATACAAGGGCAGAATTGAAACAGTTACATCAAGAATTAGGCATTACCACAATTTACGTCACCCACGATCAAGTTGAAGCGATGACTTTGGCTGATAAAATAGTCGTGCTAAATCGCGGACGGATTCAACAAATCGGCGATCCCCAAACTATTTATGCAAGTCCTGCTAATCAAATGGTGGCAACTTTTTTAGGCAGCCCACCAATGAATATCTTGCCTGCAATCTATCACAATAACGGTTTTGATGTTAGTGGGCAGTTATTAACGATTCCAGCAGTTGTAAAAGAAAAATTACAGTTGCGTCAGGAACACAGTTATGATTTGGGGATTCGTCCAGAGCATATTTTTATTAACGAACGGCCCTCCGGGTTCACAGTCGCCTACAACGCTGGTTCACCAAATCGCCAAGAAGAAAATGAGAGTCAACTGATTGTAGAAGTTAAAGTAGTGGAACCTTTGGGAAGAGAAACTTTGATTCGTGCTGGTTTACCTGGTTCGGCGGTGGTGTTGAATATTCAGGTGGGAGC
The Nostoc punctiforme PCC 73102 genome window above contains:
- a CDS encoding DUF2235 domain-containing protein gives rise to the protein MKRLVICCDGTWQQLTSAYPSNVVKLAQSVKPMASDGVTQIVFYDEGVGAEGQKVLGGATGLGIDRNIEDGYRFLSLNYVPGDEIYLFGFSRGAYTVRSLAGMIYCSGLLDRPHVTKAHEAYELYRKRGVKPKDREAVEYRQAYGDRVPITLLGCFDTVGALGIPGIPAFSKLNEQLNKRYRFHDTTLNKCVQNALHAVAIDEIREVFDVTPMTKHPDAENQRVIQKWFPGAHGCVGGGTKEHSGLSDAALQWMIDSIGEMKLGLDFDTSVIPTGINPNYECDFKNDAGFFKLAGIKFREVSDAIEDLHESTINRLRSRKDYRPKNLQKIISKLK
- the mtnA gene encoding S-methyl-5-thioribose-1-phosphate isomerase, which codes for MTLSTNHVYPVIWHNGAVSLIDQTRLPNEYTFVEIHRSEDMARAIKTMIVRGAPAIGVAAAYGMYLGAREIETSDRHEFLQNLDKVAQLLGSTRPTAVNLFWAISRMMKVAKETLGTVEDIKQTLFQTAQAINVEDLQTCQAIGDNGLTVLPASPEKLTLLTHCNAGALATAGYGTALGVVRSAWREGRLERLFADETRPRLQGAKLTAWECVQEGIPVTLITDNMAAHCMKQGLIHAVVVGADRIAANGDTANKIGTYSVAIAAKAHNIPFFVAAPLSTVDFELADGSKIPIEERDPTEIYQVGDTILTPEGVDFYNPAFDVTPAELITAIITENGAIAPGELVKLQLKQLV
- a CDS encoding NADP-dependent isocitrate dehydrogenase encodes the protein MYEKITPPAAGAKIAFKNGEPIVPDNPIIPFIRGDGTGIDIWPATQKVLDAAVAKAYKGQRQISWFKVYAGDEACDLYGTYQYLPQDTLTAIEEYGVAIKGPLTTPVGGGIRSLNVALRQIFDLYACVRPCRYYAGTPSPHKNPEKLDVIVYRENTEDIYLGIEWRQGSEIGDRLIKILNEELIPATPEHGKKRIPLDSGIGIKPISKTGSQRLVRRAIKHALLLPKNKQQVTLVHKGNIMKYTEGAFRDWGYELATSEFRQETVTEQESWILSNKEKNPNISLEENARQIEPGFDNLTPDKKAQVVKEVETVLNTIWATHGDGKWKEKVLVNDRIADSIFQQIQTRPDEYSILATMNLNGDYLSDAAAAIVGGLGMGPGANIGDSSAIFEATHGTAPKHAGLDRINPGSVILSGVMMLEFLGWQEAADLIKKGLSDAIANSQVTYDLARLLEPPVEPLKCSEFADAIIQHFG
- a CDS encoding GUN4 domain-containing protein, whose translation is MTDPMILSGPANDIDSLRRPLMAGSEKVQQQIIPQLAELGNEGLDVLMEFLLKRRENPATWVDGKAYQVLYNSDAPQAKEFLRSSFPEGIVPLKSECGINYNSLQQLLAAQDFQAADRVTIEKMCELSGTTAVQRKWLYFTEVENTSAVDLQTINNLWLVHSEGKFGFSVQREIWLSLGKNWENFWPKIGWKAGNNWTRYPNGFTWDLSAPRGHLPLSNQLRGVRVFASLLSHPAWSKNPEK
- a CDS encoding BrnT family toxin → MKFEWDENKAAINLLKHQVSFEEAKTVFDDPLYVDFYDPDHSDNEERYLIIGESSRGRLLIMSYTERGNSIRLISAREVTRSEREAYKEG
- a CDS encoding ABC transporter ATP-binding protein; amino-acid sequence: MANVRLEDIKRRFNNVTAIEDITFEIPDGEFWVLVGPSGCGKSTILRTIAGLETATSGKLFIGDRLVNNIPARQRDVAMVFQNYALYPHMSVAQNIGFGLQMRKVDRKIIQERVMNVARSLSLDHLLDRKPKQLSGGQQQRVALGRAIAREPQVFLLDEPLSNLDAQLRDDTRAELKQLHQELGITTIYVTHDQVEAMTLADKIVVLNRGRIQQIGDPQTIYASPANQMVATFLGSPPMNILPAIYHNNGFDVSGQLLTIPAVVKEKLQLRQEHSYDLGIRPEHIFINERPSGFTVAYNAGSPNRQEENESQLIVEVKVVEPLGRETLIRAGLPGSAVVLNIQVGADVRPRPGDRLSLQLDLNHLFVFDPKTGDRIL